The genomic region ATTGCGAATAATTTAGCCTATAATCCTTCAAGCGGTATCGGGACATATTCACTATTTAAAACTGAAGGTAATGTTTATGGAATAATTAAGGTGAATAATATCAGCAGTTATGATTCTTCTGGATTTATTAATATTGATTTAAAAATTAAAAAATAGAATTGGAATTTATCGTGCAAATGTCTTAATCTCTTTAGTACTAAAATCCTTTGCTAAATATTTATAATAGGCTGTAATAGCAATCATTGCAGCATTATCGGTGCAATACTGTCTTTGAGGGATGTATGTATTCCAACGATGTTTTATAGAAAGCTCATTTATACGTTCGCGTAATGCTGAGTTAGCAGCAACTCCACCTGCCAGTGCAATTTCTTTGATCCCTGTCTGTTTGGATGCTTTAACCAGTTTACCTGTCAGATAGCTGACAATTCTATGCTGATATGAAGCACAGAGGTCATTGGTGTTTTCTTTAATAAAGTTTGGGTTGTCCTTAAGCCCATCCCTGATTTTATATAGGAAGGATGTTTTTAATCCGCTAAAACTAAAGTTTAATCCTTGAATTTTTGGGGTGGGAAATTCAAAAGCATCTATATTCCCATGCTTGGCATATTTATCAACATTGGGTCCTCCAGGATAGGGCAAATCGATCACTTTGGCTGCTTTATCAAAAGCTTCGCCAGCTGCATCGTCAAGCGTTTGTCCAATAATCTCATACGTAATTTGGTCGGTTACTTTTAAGATTTGCGTATGTCCGCCTGAAACCAACAAACATAAAAATGGGAAATTAGGTTTAGGATCATCAATAAAATTGGCCAATACATGAGCCTGTAGATGATTAACTCCTATTAAGGGAATGCCAAG from Bacteroidota bacterium harbors:
- the tsaD gene encoding tRNA (adenosine(37)-N6)-threonylcarbamoyltransferase complex transferase subunit TsaD, which codes for GKILTNIISSQAIHEKFGGVVPELASRAHQRNIVSVVNQAFKESGLTQKNLDAVAFTNGPGLIGSLLVASSFAKGLSSSLGIPLIGVNHLQAHVLANFIDDPKPNFPFLCLLVSGGHTQILKVTDQITYEIIGQTLDDAAGEAFDKAAKVIDLPYPGGPNVDKYAKHGNIDAFEFPTPKIQGLNFSFSGLKTSFLYKIRDGLKDNPNFIKENTNDLCASYQHRIVSYLTGKLVKASKQTGIKEIALAGGVAANSALRERINELSIKHRWNTYIPQRQYCTDNAAMIAITAYYKYLAKDFSTKEIKTFAR